The sequence CTGCCTGAGATTGACCCAACATCTGCTCCATTTCAGCTTCAAATACAGGTATTGTTGTTGCCCTAGCTGCTGCCCACAACCTCTGCTTGAAAGCTGCACTAGTATGGCCTGCAAGCTTGAAATTATTGTGCAAGTGCCTCACACAATGCCTGTACTCAGCATTGGGCATCAAAGCATGAAGGGCATTCCCCAAACCCTTTTACTTATCAGTAATGAAAACCCATCCATTGCCATTTTCAATACCTACATCTTGAAAGAATATGTCAAAGAACCAACCCCAAGTCTCTGtattttcaacttcaacaaCCGCAAAAGCAATTGGATACATCCCATTATTTCCATCAATCCCAACTGCACTTAGAATCTGCCCTGGATGAGACCCCTTAACATGGCACCCATCAAAACCCACCACTTGTCTACATCCTTCCACAAATCCCTTTTTAAGTGCTCCAAAACATACATAAATCCTCTTGAAAATAGGATTCTCACCTTGCAATTCAGTTTTCACAATAACAGTACTGCCAGGGTTATTGCTCTTTAACTCTTCACAATAATCCCACAACTTACCATATTGCTCTTCAATACTGCCTAGAATTCTCTTTTTTGCAAAACTCTTGGCTTTATAAACTTGAGCCTCAGTTACATCTATGGCATAATGTTTCCTTATTAACTTCATGAAATCTGTCACTTTCATTTTGGGATTATCTCTTAACTCCTCATCAAACCTCTTAGACAGCCATGATGAAGTGGCATACTTGGTTCTTTGCCTCCTTCCACATGTATGCCTTGGAACATATGTCTTAATCCTTGTACTTGGACCTTTCCCCACATGAGAAGCATATAGCATCCAAGGACATggaaccttttgttttttatctcATTCACATTTGAGCCTCACCCTATTCGAATCATTCCTCACCCACTTCAATGGCCTTGCACATGAAACTGCATAATACCTTATTGCTTCCCTACACTGCTCCATGTTGGTAAATTCCATTCCCAAATGAAATGTTGGCTTCAGCAAATCAGATTCTCTTCTAAACTGCTTAAATCTAGGAGCTTTTCTTCTGCGATTACGGTTTTTCACACCTTCACCCTCATCAGATTCTTCATCAAGACTTACAAGATCGTCGGTATTGTAGTCTTCACTGTCAACCTCACCAGGttcttcattgtattcatcattttcttcatcaactaCATGTTTATCAAACAAGTTATCATCCTCTTCCAAGACTCTCTTCAACCCTTCTTCATCTGACTGCTCAAACTCGGAGTCAATCAACTCAATGTCTGTCTCACTGTCATCATCTTCAGCCTCTTCTACactatcatcatcttcagcctCTTCTACactatcatcatcttcagcctCATCATCTTCACTGTCATCTGCCTCATTATCTCCCTCCTTATGTACCTCATCATAACCATCATCATCTAAATCAACATCCACTTCTACAAACTGGTTCCCCAACTCACCAACatcaatttcagtttcaactTCTACTTCCAACCCCAATTGTGGAGTAGATGCAGATGCCTGGCTCTCTGGGAAATGCGGTTGATTCTTATATGAGAGATATAAAGGTTGAACTCTAGAAGTAGGTGTATACTCCACAAACTCAACTACATGGGCATCTACTTCAATTGGAACAAACCCCCTTCTTTTGTTCCAGTAGTGGTACTGTATTTTTTTATGGTCATATCCTAGAGAGATAGCAACATCAAACAGGTCAAGCATTGACAGGTGGTTAGCATTACAGTTGTCTGCCCAAGTAACCTTACCCCGAACATACTTCCCCTCTGAAATATAACCTCCATGGTGAATTTCTAGGGAGAACAAATCTGGATCAcctaaaaaaaacagaaaattatatataaaaccactATTTTAccacaccaaattttctttactGCCCAACTACCATTCTAAACTTCAAATTCACTCAGGTCCACCTATAATTATGCAGACAAAACAACACAAATGCTTCGGGACCACAAGTGTTTCATATTCAAAACAGCATATCAGACAACACCACAAAATGTGCAAACAACCGACACCAAGGACCACACAAGcttaaacaatttcaaattggGAAAATCGATTACTTACTGTACTTGGGAGGAGGCCCTCTGTTCTGCACCTGCAAAGGCAACACATCCAGACTCATGCTGCGTCGAATCAACAGAGCCAAAAGAACCTTTATGAAAAAGCTTTCAGATTCCCTCGATTCCAACCTTAGATTTCGTCCTTTTTCCCGCCCAAATTCCGGTCCCTTTCTAACCCTACCCTACCAATGTGAAAGAGAAGTGCGAAGTGTgtgagagaggagaggttGCTAATTCAATCCGCGCCTAATGCCGAAAATAACCCTCAATCAAACGTCAACGTGGGTCAAATAGACGGactaatggatgaaatgttcgAATTTTGACGGTGGGGGTAACattgataataaaatttaattcgaGCCTTTAATTCGCTAAAAAAATGACGGGTTTACATAGTTTAGTGCTCACATAAAAACACACACCCATTCGCACACACGCGCACGTGCAGCTTACGCGCCTTTTATAAGTTTATAGCGCCAACGCCCACACAAGCAGCAGAAACTAGATAGATAATCACAAACTTTGAAATAACCAAAATCGAAGCCAACCACCAAAactctctctccatctctctcccGGACACGCTCTTCTGGCGGCGCGTCGAATTCAGTCGCGGCAGAACTATGGGACAGTCTTCTTCCTTTCCCGAGGCTCCAGCGGAGCATGGCCATAGAGAAATCTCAACCAGCCGCCGGTTCAGCTTCAAACCGATGCCGATTCTTTCCTCCTCGCCGGTTCAGCCCGACGAAGAACCCGACTTTTACGAGGAAGTCACTCACGGACGAGACTACACTGCCGATCTTCCCGACGAGTGTTTGGCCAGTATTTTCCATTTCCTCGGCTCCGGCGACCGGAAACAGAGTTCGCTCGTCTGCCACCGGTGGTTCCGAGTGGACGGCCAGAGCCGGCACCGCCTCTCTCTCAAAGCCCAAGCCGGGCTCCTCCCTTTCCTGCCTTCTCTCTTCGTTCGCTTCGACTCGGTCACGAAGCTCGCGCTTCGCTGCGATCGCAAATCGATCAGCCTCGACGACGACGCTTTGGTCCTGATCTCGATCCGCTGCAAGAGCCTCACGCGGCTCAAGCTTCGTGGCTGCCGCGAAATCACCGACCTTGGGATGGCCTCGTTCGCGCAGAACTGTAAAGGCTTGAAGAAGCTATCGTGCGGCTCGTGCATGTTCGGTTCCAAAGCCATGAACGCCGTCGTCGAGCACTGCACGGCGCTCGAGGAGCTCTCGGTGAAGCGGCTCCGTGGCGTCCAAGACGGCTCCGAGCCGATCGGCGCAGAGATGGCGTCGTCCTCGCTGAAATCTATAACCTTGAAGGAGATACTTAATGGACAGTGCTTTGGACCGCTTATAGTCGGTTCGAAAAATCTCAAGACTTTGAAGCTAATCCGCTGTTTGGGGGATTGGGATAGGGTTTTGGAAAAGCTTGGAAATGGATATCGGGGTTTGATTGAAATTCACCTAGAGAGGTTGCAAGTGACCGATTTGGGGCTTTCGGGGATTTCGAAATGCTCGAATTTGGAGGTCTTGCACATTGTTAAGGCTCCTGAGTGTTCGAATTTTGGTCTTATTTGTGTTGCCGAACACTGTAAACTACTGAGGAAGCTTCACATTGATGGATGGAGGACGAATAGGATTGGGGATGAGGGTTTGATTGCCATAGCTAAAGAGTGCCCAAACATACAAGAGCTTGTTCTGATTGGCGTCAATCCCACCTCTTTGAGCTTGACGGCAATAGCTTCCAATTGCCAGAAGCTGGAAAGGTTGGCGCTTTGCGGTAGTGGCTCAATTGGGGATGCAGAGTTTGCTTGCATTGCTGCAAAATGCGTGGCGCTGAAGAAGCTTTGTATCAAGGGGTGCCCAATTTCCAATGTTGGTCTTGAAATGCTTGCTTGGGGTTGTCCTAGTTTGGCCAAGATTAAGGTCAAGAAGTGCAGAGGAGTGAGCGGTGAGGCCGCAGAGTGGTTGCGGGAACGGAGAGGATCCTTGACTGTGAATTGGGATGCTGGTGAAATTGGATCAATCGATCCTAGTGGCTGTGCAAGTGGAGCTGTGGAAAGCGGGATGGAGTTTCAGATGGATCACGTAGCTGTTGCTATTG comes from Prunus dulcis chromosome 6, ALMONDv2, whole genome shotgun sequence and encodes:
- the LOC117632119 gene encoding F-box protein SKIP2, producing MGQSSSFPEAPAEHGHREISTSRRFSFKPMPILSSSPVQPDEEPDFYEEVTHGRDYTADLPDECLASIFHFLGSGDRKQSSLVCHRWFRVDGQSRHRLSLKAQAGLLPFLPSLFVRFDSVTKLALRCDRKSISLDDDALVLISIRCKSLTRLKLRGCREITDLGMASFAQNCKGLKKLSCGSCMFGSKAMNAVVEHCTALEELSVKRLRGVQDGSEPIGAEMASSSLKSITLKEILNGQCFGPLIVGSKNLKTLKLIRCLGDWDRVLEKLGNGYRGLIEIHLERLQVTDLGLSGISKCSNLEVLHIVKAPECSNFGLICVAEHCKLLRKLHIDGWRTNRIGDEGLIAIAKECPNIQELVLIGVNPTSLSLTAIASNCQKLERLALCGSGSIGDAEFACIAAKCVALKKLCIKGCPISNVGLEMLAWGCPSLAKIKVKKCRGVSGEAAEWLRERRGSLTVNWDAGEIGSIDPSGCASGAVESGMEFQMDHVAVAIAPSSSNGPLALFRTKFGFFSGRSFVPCTFRRWPVSESSSSGNS